A section of the Pedobacter sp. HDW13 genome encodes:
- a CDS encoding cobalamin B12-binding domain-containing protein, protein MSKVLNRPIRVLVAKVGLDGHDRGAKVIATSLRDAGMEVIYTGLRQTPEMVVNTALQEDVDAIGISILSGAHMTVFPKIIQLMKEKQLDDVLLTGGGIIPEADRLKLADMGVGSLFPPGTTMVSIVTYIQDWVTENRNF, encoded by the coding sequence ATGAGCAAAGTATTAAACCGGCCAATTCGTGTTTTGGTGGCTAAAGTTGGGTTAGATGGCCACGACAGAGGCGCAAAAGTGATTGCAACCTCTTTAAGGGATGCAGGAATGGAGGTGATTTATACAGGCCTTCGTCAAACCCCCGAAATGGTGGTCAACACTGCATTACAGGAAGATGTTGATGCCATTGGTATTTCTATCTTATCGGGTGCCCATATGACAGTTTTTCCTAAGATTATTCAGCTGATGAAAGAAAAACAGTTAGACGATGTGTTGTTAACAGGCGGAGGAATTATTCCAGAAGCCGACCGTTTAAAACTGGCTGATATGGGTGTGGGTTCGCTATTTCCGCCAGGCACAACAATGGTCAGCATTGTGACATATATACAGGATTGGGTTACAGAAAACAGAAATTTTTAA
- a CDS encoding response regulator, with protein MLLKKNKILIVDNEINIGLLVSTFLTKNGFEVSSTGSGATALSVLKEQAFDLVLCDYRGWKILTGERF; from the coding sequence ATGCTATTAAAGAAAAATAAAATACTTATAGTAGATAATGAGATAAATATCGGGTTACTGGTTTCAACATTTTTAACCAAAAATGGCTTCGAAGTTTCGAGTACAGGATCCGGTGCAACAGCGCTCTCTGTTTTAAAGGAACAGGCCTTCGATTTGGTATTGTGCGATTACCGGGGCTGGAAGATATTGACGGGAGAGAGATTTTAA
- a CDS encoding peroxiredoxin, with the protein MKFYLFTLLLIAGYAKAQETPTVKWATQETFFEDLTGKDLPDFKGQTTSKKTFGKADLKNQIVVINFWFEKCPPCLAEMPELNKLATEYRKKGIRFIGITHDTPMRAKLFQKRNGYQYEIVSLTQDEIRKLNINHGFPSNILVGRDGKIIYATANISFTDTTYKAKSVLFEQKLRTEVDKNSISFRNIPKK; encoded by the coding sequence ATGAAGTTTTATCTTTTCACATTGCTTTTAATTGCAGGCTATGCAAAAGCTCAGGAAACGCCTACTGTAAAATGGGCTACGCAAGAAACTTTCTTTGAAGACTTAACGGGGAAAGATTTACCAGATTTTAAAGGACAAACCACCAGTAAAAAAACGTTTGGTAAAGCTGATTTAAAAAACCAGATAGTAGTGATTAATTTCTGGTTTGAAAAATGCCCGCCCTGCCTGGCCGAAATGCCCGAATTAAATAAACTGGCTACCGAATACCGAAAAAAAGGCATCCGCTTTATTGGCATAACCCACGATACACCAATGCGCGCAAAACTTTTTCAAAAACGCAATGGCTACCAATATGAAATTGTTTCGTTAACGCAGGATGAAATCAGAAAGCTGAATATTAACCATGGCTTCCCTTCCAACATTCTGGTTGGGCGCGATGGTAAAATCATTTACGCTACGGCCAACATTTCTTTCACTGATACAACATATAAAGCCAAATCGGTTTTATTTGAACAAAAACTGAGAACAGAGGTGGATAAAAATTCGATATCATTTAGAAATATCCCGAAGAAATAG
- a CDS encoding S41 family peptidase, producing the protein MKKILLLLLLPLTLLAQSNKLTKADKIYGLSKFWQEVNYNFVYLNKVDRVKWDSTYKALITTIPETKTDYAYYQEMQRFCAMLKDGHTNIYMPAGKDFEPMNTMFGDYRFFIENVENKAIITRVNFSKKDEIPVGSEVIAVNGKPTPQYIAEHVAPYISSSTDYVLHDWSTSKLLQGIEGSQFEIKIKKPKGQIVTLNLSHKRTEEKEVFPAFPPESALLDFKWYPNHVAYVALNSFGDEKIDSLFTTKLPELYKAKAIIVDLRNNGGGSTGIGSYILKYLTNDSLLYGSRYATRQLTSAFKAWGKYTAAKDTANSEWNKKALLTYQDNYFYNLDYYPLKNKLSEKRIVVPTVLLIGHNTASAAEDFLIYADNQKHMTKIGRNSFGSTGQPYLFDLPGGGSARVCTKKDTYPDGREFVGYGVKPDIEVIPTVKDFMANKDATLNTAIDYLNKKIK; encoded by the coding sequence ATGAAAAAAATTCTTTTACTGCTTCTATTGCCTTTAACGCTACTCGCGCAATCGAACAAACTAACAAAAGCTGATAAAATTTATGGCTTATCGAAATTTTGGCAGGAGGTAAATTACAATTTTGTTTACCTAAATAAAGTTGACCGTGTTAAATGGGATAGCACTTATAAAGCCTTAATTACCACTATACCAGAAACCAAAACCGATTATGCGTACTACCAGGAAATGCAAAGGTTTTGTGCGATGTTGAAGGACGGACATACCAACATTTACATGCCAGCTGGTAAAGATTTTGAGCCTATGAACACCATGTTCGGCGACTATCGTTTTTTCATCGAAAACGTAGAGAATAAGGCAATTATTACACGTGTTAATTTCAGCAAAAAAGACGAAATTCCTGTCGGAAGTGAAGTTATAGCTGTTAATGGCAAACCCACACCTCAATATATAGCCGAGCATGTTGCTCCATATATTTCATCCTCTACCGATTATGTTTTGCACGATTGGAGCACAAGCAAACTGCTTCAGGGAATTGAAGGAAGCCAGTTTGAAATCAAAATTAAAAAACCGAAAGGTCAAATTGTAACCCTAAACTTAAGCCACAAGCGTACTGAGGAAAAAGAGGTTTTCCCTGCTTTTCCACCAGAATCGGCTTTGCTTGATTTTAAATGGTACCCAAACCATGTGGCCTATGTTGCACTTAACTCTTTTGGCGACGAAAAAATAGATTCTCTTTTTACCACTAAACTGCCAGAGCTGTATAAAGCCAAAGCCATAATTGTTGATTTAAGGAATAATGGAGGCGGAAGTACCGGAATTGGTAGTTATATATTGAAATATTTAACCAACGACAGCCTACTTTATGGATCGCGCTATGCTACCCGGCAACTAACTTCCGCTTTTAAAGCCTGGGGGAAATATACTGCTGCAAAGGATACAGCAAACAGTGAATGGAATAAAAAAGCCCTTTTAACTTATCAGGATAATTATTTTTACAATTTAGATTACTACCCGCTGAAAAATAAACTTTCCGAAAAGCGGATTGTGGTACCTACGGTTTTATTAATTGGCCACAACACTGCCTCAGCAGCAGAAGACTTTTTGATTTACGCAGATAACCAAAAACACATGACCAAAATTGGCAGAAACTCTTTTGGAAGCACTGGCCAGCCTTATCTTTTCGACCTTCCAGGTGGAGGAAGCGCAAGAGTTTGCACCAAAAAGGACACTTACCCGGATGGGCGTGAATTTGTTGGTTACGGTGTAAAACCTGATATCGAAGTAATACCAACCGTAAAAGATTTTATGGCCAACAAGGATGCAACACTAAACACGGCAATTGATTACCTCAATAAAAAGATAAAATAG
- a CDS encoding enoyl-CoA hydratase/isomerase family protein, whose protein sequence is MAYQNLISEIKEQVLYITINREKALNALNKDTLAELADVVAFADRTTEVRGVIITGAGEKAFVAGADIKEFSDYDGEQGEALAKQGQDAVFNAIENSTKPFIAAINGFALGGGLELAMACHMRIASENAKLGLPEVTLGLIPGYGGTQRLTQLVGKGKAIEMIITANMVTATDALQFGLVNYVVPQSELISKAEEIFNAVKQRAPLAVSAAIKSVVAAVNNNDGYATEIKAFGKCFETADFKEGVAAFVEKRKAVFRGE, encoded by the coding sequence ATGGCATACCAGAATTTAATCTCAGAAATAAAAGAACAGGTTTTATACATTACCATTAACCGCGAAAAGGCACTAAATGCGTTAAACAAAGATACTTTAGCCGAACTGGCAGATGTAGTTGCATTTGCAGATCGAACAACAGAAGTAAGAGGTGTGATTATTACCGGTGCCGGCGAAAAGGCATTTGTTGCGGGTGCCGACATTAAAGAGTTTTCTGATTATGATGGCGAACAGGGTGAAGCACTGGCAAAGCAAGGGCAAGATGCTGTTTTTAATGCAATAGAAAATTCTACTAAACCATTTATTGCGGCCATTAATGGTTTTGCGCTGGGCGGCGGATTAGAACTGGCCATGGCGTGCCACATGCGCATAGCTTCCGAAAACGCAAAACTGGGGCTACCCGAAGTTACCTTAGGACTAATACCGGGTTATGGTGGCACACAACGCCTTACACAACTGGTTGGAAAAGGTAAAGCCATAGAAATGATTATTACAGCCAATATGGTTACAGCTACCGATGCATTGCAGTTTGGATTGGTAAATTATGTGGTGCCACAAAGTGAGCTAATCTCTAAAGCAGAAGAAATTTTCAACGCCGTTAAGCAGCGTGCGCCACTAGCGGTTTCTGCCGCTATTAAATCGGTTGTTGCAGCTGTAAACAATAATGATGGGTATGCTACAGAGATTAAAGCGTTTGGAAAATGCTTCGAAACAGCCGATTTTAAAGAAGGAGTAGCTGCATTTGTAGAAAAAAGAAAGGCCGTTTTTAGAGGCGAATAG
- a CDS encoding bestrophin family protein: protein MLLVQNIRLSRILRNTWQVDLIMIASCTAAYFVREYLIAHHFSIPSIIPTVLGTAIAFFIGFNNNQAYDRWWEARKVWGALVNDSRSFARALINYADNDDEGVKRMVCRHIAFLYALKANLRGTVDEIYTKYLSEADLLEMEKHNNKHNALLNIQSRDLQRLSKTGAIDGFRFIEINEMLTRFSDSMGMSERIKNTIFPTTYSYLTKVFIWLFVVTFTLVISQDAGPAAIFLGWLIGFVFVSTQINGMSLVNPFENNSAGVPLNQITRTIEINLLQMLEEEEIPEPVKPINDEYVL from the coding sequence ATGCTTTTAGTACAGAATATCAGGTTAAGTAGAATTTTGAGAAATACATGGCAGGTTGATCTTATTATGATCGCCTCCTGTACAGCAGCTTACTTCGTGCGCGAATATTTAATCGCACACCATTTTTCTATTCCATCCATAATTCCAACGGTTTTAGGTACGGCAATTGCCTTTTTTATTGGTTTTAACAATAACCAGGCATACGATAGGTGGTGGGAAGCCCGAAAAGTGTGGGGCGCATTGGTTAACGATTCGCGTTCTTTTGCCCGGGCATTGATTAATTACGCAGATAATGACGACGAAGGTGTAAAACGAATGGTTTGCAGGCACATCGCTTTTTTATATGCCTTAAAAGCCAATTTAAGGGGTACTGTTGATGAAATTTACACCAAATATTTATCTGAAGCAGATTTATTGGAAATGGAAAAGCATAACAACAAACATAATGCTCTTTTGAATATCCAATCGAGAGATTTGCAGAGACTTTCTAAGACTGGTGCTATTGATGGTTTCAGGTTTATCGAAATTAATGAAATGCTAACCCGCTTTTCCGATTCAATGGGGATGAGCGAAAGGATTAAGAACACCATTTTTCCAACCACCTATAGTTATTTAACCAAGGTATTTATTTGGCTGTTTGTGGTAACCTTTACCCTGGTTATTAGTCAGGATGCAGGGCCTGCAGCTATATTTTTGGGCTGGTTAATTGGTTTTGTATTTGTATCTACACAAATCAATGGCATGAGTCTGGTTAATCCTTTCGAAAACAATTCGGCTGGGGTACCGCTTAATCAGATTACGCGGACCATAGAAATAAACCTTTTGCAGATGCTTGAAGAAGAAGAAATTCCGGAGCCCGTTAAGCCAATAAACGATGAGTATGTGCTTTAA
- a CDS encoding RNA polymerase sigma factor codes for MEAVYIDKNLELVKECMQGSRAAQFELYKLYARAMYNVALRILNYEEEAEDVLQEAFLDAFTRIVDFRQETTFGLWLKQIVINKSINYLRKRKMEFVSTDEISEVPDEDSFDDSEVRLQAEEIRQAITELPDGYRVVLSLYLLEGYDHEEIAHILKISENTSRTQYMRAKKKLKSILELKGMRDE; via the coding sequence TTGGAAGCCGTATACATCGATAAAAACCTAGAGCTAGTAAAAGAATGCATGCAGGGCAGCCGCGCAGCACAGTTTGAATTGTACAAGCTGTATGCCAGGGCGATGTATAACGTGGCATTGCGCATTTTAAATTACGAAGAAGAGGCTGAAGATGTTTTACAGGAAGCATTTTTAGATGCTTTTACCAGAATTGTTGATTTTAGGCAGGAAACCACATTCGGACTTTGGTTAAAGCAGATTGTGATTAACAAATCCATCAATTATCTGCGTAAACGCAAGATGGAATTTGTAAGTACCGACGAAATATCGGAAGTACCTGACGAAGATAGTTTTGATGACAGTGAAGTGCGGTTGCAGGCCGAAGAGATAAGGCAGGCCATTACCGAGTTGCCAGATGGTTATAGGGTAGTGTTAAGTTTATACCTTTTAGAGGGCTACGACCATGAAGAAATTGCACACATTTTAAAAATAAGTGAAAACACCAGCCGCACACAATATATGCGTGCCAAAAAGAAGTTAAAAAGTATTTTAGAACTGAAAGGGATGAGAGATGAATAA
- a CDS encoding nuclear transport factor 2 family protein: METDLIISAINEIHKKANQALINRDADAYIAMLDDGFSFTPAGGAALNKRDYSIDLRKDFKGIKSFETSYYRIKSTFEDDVFTEKIARKSIIIKPNLLLFSKKQTIQTEETVHWKNIRGEWKVIAVEITLEEKY, translated from the coding sequence ATGGAAACCGATTTAATCATTTCAGCAATAAACGAGATACATAAAAAAGCAAACCAGGCTTTGATTAACAGAGATGCCGATGCATATATTGCTATGCTCGACGATGGCTTTTCCTTTACACCAGCCGGTGGTGCAGCACTTAATAAACGCGATTATTCGATTGATTTAAGAAAGGATTTTAAAGGAATCAAAAGTTTCGAAACCAGTTACTACCGCATTAAATCTACTTTCGAGGACGATGTTTTTACAGAGAAAATTGCCAGGAAATCGATTATTATTAAGCCTAATTTGCTGCTTTTCTCTAAAAAGCAAACCATCCAAACTGAAGAAACGGTGCATTGGAAAAATATTAGAGGAGAGTGGAAAGTAATTGCAGTTGAAATTACTTTAGAAGAAAAGTATTAG
- a CDS encoding AI-2E family transporter, whose amino-acid sequence MSVFSYKQRNNINLVIIIALGILIAYSLQSIFSAILSTLVLYTIMRPAYIHLAERKGWNKRLVAISLIAISIILIVLPFYALSSMVISKISELRNNEIFFKNLLVKLQHLIPIKINQDLIQEGMNRLGNWATQLFPSLISSAVNIILSLLVMYFLLYFMLIERKKFEFSLIKYAPFREQNALRFGDEMRNTTYANVLGQGLICLVQGSLVSLSFLILGYKDPLFWGIITTFISFVPVLGPPVVFVPAAILQIANGNNFAGWAMLVFGFVVIINIDNVLRFIIAKKIGNIHPIITVIGVIIGIPLFGILGLVFGPLLLSYFILLVKIYETSTLASERLERIKTNNEHMEL is encoded by the coding sequence ATGTCAGTATTCTCATATAAGCAACGTAACAACATTAACCTTGTTATCATTATTGCCCTCGGGATATTAATTGCCTACTCATTACAAAGTATTTTCAGTGCCATTTTAAGTACACTTGTGCTTTACACCATTATGCGCCCTGCCTATATCCACCTGGCAGAGAGGAAAGGATGGAACAAAAGACTGGTTGCCATTTCGCTAATAGCCATTAGCATAATTTTAATTGTACTGCCATTTTACGCCTTAAGCAGCATGGTAATCAGTAAAATTTCAGAGTTGAGAAATAATGAAATTTTTTTCAAAAACCTGCTCGTTAAATTACAACATCTTATTCCCATAAAAATTAACCAGGATTTAATTCAGGAAGGTATGAACAGGCTGGGCAACTGGGCTACGCAATTATTCCCATCTCTGATTTCGAGTGCAGTAAATATTATTTTAAGTCTGCTGGTGATGTACTTTTTACTCTACTTTATGCTTATTGAGCGCAAAAAATTCGAATTTTCGTTAATTAAATACGCACCGTTCAGAGAACAAAATGCCCTACGCTTTGGTGATGAAATGAGGAACACAACCTATGCCAATGTTTTGGGACAGGGCTTAATTTGTCTGGTTCAAGGCTCATTGGTTAGTCTTTCTTTTCTTATTTTAGGATATAAAGACCCGCTTTTTTGGGGCATAATTACTACTTTTATATCGTTTGTACCGGTTTTGGGACCACCAGTAGTTTTTGTTCCGGCGGCCATTTTGCAGATTGCAAATGGCAATAATTTTGCCGGCTGGGCCATGCTTGTTTTTGGTTTTGTGGTTATTATCAATATCGATAATGTACTGCGCTTTATCATTGCAAAAAAAATTGGCAATATCCACCCAATAATTACTGTAATTGGCGTAATTATTGGTATCCCTTTATTCGGTATATTGGGTCTTGTTTTTGGCCCTTTACTACTATCTTATTTTATACTGCTTGTTAAAATTTACGAAACGAGTACGCTCGCATCAGAGAGATTGGAAAGAATTAAAACAAATAATGAGCATATGGAGTTATAA
- a CDS encoding phage holin family protein, with amino-acid sequence MQEENKDKSIEDLVDDAKGFLEARVEYTRLYLIEKVSKVFADLVTSTVVIVCFVLAFLFGSVTLGLYLGEVLHNYAAGFGCVSLLYILIAVIVYFTKDKYIEKAIINIAIRKYFDKLADKEEVDEKL; translated from the coding sequence ATGCAGGAAGAAAATAAAGACAAAAGTATAGAAGATCTGGTAGATGATGCCAAAGGCTTTTTAGAAGCCCGGGTAGAGTACACCAGGCTTTATCTTATAGAAAAAGTATCCAAGGTTTTTGCAGATCTGGTAACAAGCACTGTTGTTATCGTTTGCTTTGTATTGGCCTTTTTGTTCGGTTCTGTTACGCTTGGGCTTTACCTGGGTGAGGTTTTACACAATTATGCCGCTGGCTTTGGCTGTGTATCCTTACTTTACATCTTAATTGCGGTAATTGTATATTTCACAAAAGATAAATACATCGAAAAAGCAATCATCAATATTGCCATAAGAAAGTATTTCGATAAACTAGCAGATAAGGAGGAAGTAGATGAGAAGCTATAA
- a CDS encoding YtxH domain-containing protein, with protein MNDNSKVVVALLAGLAAGAALGILFAPDKGEETRDKLSQSLKDLGDSIKDKAADEINNLASLKDKVVSSIKTKLRSVEEEYSDDVEHA; from the coding sequence ATGAATGATAACTCAAAAGTTGTAGTTGCGCTTTTAGCAGGATTAGCTGCAGGTGCAGCGCTAGGAATTTTATTCGCACCAGATAAAGGCGAAGAAACGCGCGACAAATTAAGCCAATCGTTAAAAGATTTAGGCGATTCGATTAAAGATAAAGCTGCTGATGAAATTAATAACCTGGCTAGCTTAAAAGATAAAGTAGTAAGCTCTATCAAAACCAAATTAAGAAGCGTAGAAGAAGAGTATAGCGACGACGTAGAACACGCTTAA
- a CDS encoding Pr6Pr family membrane protein, whose translation MKSINSKNIYLTLITLIVWFSLALQFNLSLELYKGAVWPTLKILLSFFTVLTNLCVAICLVSLLLFKHTALGHFFSKPSTQTAIAVYIFLVALVYNIALRGLDQPTGWHSLSNELLHVINPLLFLIYWIAFVDKTKLEYKQTIGWLVYPLLYVIFIVIRGYLISQYPYPFINVAKIGYPKAILNTIIILVVFWILSLIFVFTGKKTAKA comes from the coding sequence ATGAAATCTATTAACAGCAAAAACATCTACCTCACTTTAATTACATTAATTGTTTGGTTTTCGCTTGCGCTACAATTTAATTTAAGCTTAGAGCTTTATAAGGGAGCTGTTTGGCCAACCCTTAAGATACTTTTATCTTTCTTTACTGTTTTAACCAATCTTTGCGTAGCCATCTGCTTAGTCTCATTACTGTTGTTTAAGCATACTGCCCTAGGGCATTTTTTTTCAAAGCCCTCTACACAAACAGCTATTGCGGTGTATATATTTTTAGTGGCTTTGGTATATAATATAGCCTTACGTGGTTTAGATCAACCAACGGGCTGGCATAGCCTCAGTAACGAATTGTTGCACGTTATTAATCCATTGCTATTTTTAATTTATTGGATTGCTTTTGTAGATAAAACCAAACTCGAGTACAAACAAACCATTGGCTGGCTGGTTTATCCGCTGCTGTATGTTATTTTTATTGTGATAAGAGGCTATTTAATCAGTCAATACCCTTATCCATTTATTAATGTGGCAAAAATTGGTTACCCCAAAGCTATTTTAAATACCATCATTATTCTGGTTGTATTTTGGATTTTATCTTTAATTTTCGTGTTTACCGGAAAGAAAACTGCTAAAGCTTAA
- a CDS encoding DUF6882 domain-containing protein: MIRILRLYGLVLAVYLASCNSKSSRKIEVLDTVSFEELSRISCEYLKKQQAYCQEKYKIGQYERWDYDQLTGKLIFSDKSVQKVIIDYEEVGSVSLKSNTWLWAWGNSSIEENVKKDIATVRAYGIKRGFESLLNVKWPANIVDGWDMAAISAYILKAKGVYRIPSHDDRLFSFMLFKKITVVDSLPKKKSQL, from the coding sequence ATGATAAGAATACTAAGGTTATACGGTTTAGTACTTGCAGTCTACTTGGCAAGTTGCAATAGTAAATCTTCGAGAAAGATCGAGGTGTTAGATACAGTTTCATTTGAAGAGCTCTCCAGAATTTCATGCGAGTACCTAAAAAAACAGCAAGCCTATTGCCAGGAGAAATATAAAATTGGTCAATATGAACGATGGGATTACGACCAACTGACCGGTAAACTCATATTTAGTGATAAAAGTGTACAGAAAGTTATTATTGATTATGAGGAAGTAGGATCTGTTTCGTTAAAATCAAATACATGGTTGTGGGCCTGGGGTAATTCTTCGATAGAAGAAAATGTAAAAAAAGATATAGCAACGGTTAGGGCCTATGGTATAAAAAGAGGCTTTGAAAGCCTTTTAAATGTAAAATGGCCTGCTAATATAGTAGATGGCTGGGATATGGCTGCAATTTCTGCATACATTTTAAAAGCTAAGGGTGTTTATCGTATTCCAAGCCATGATGATAGATTGTTTTCATTTATGCTTTTCAAAAAGATCACTGTTGTAGATTCCTTACCCAAAAAGAAATCTCAATTATAG
- the aspS gene encoding aspartate--tRNA ligase: MLRTVTCGALNLNNLGESVALCGWVQKSRDLGGMTFIDIRDRYGITQLVFNMDDNRELCEKARSLGREFVIKAIGTVVERSNKNPKMPTGDVEIKITALEILNAAKLPPFLIDDETDGGDELRMKYRYLDLRRNPVRNNLVLRHKMAQSVRRYLDALDFIEVETPVLIKSTPEGARDFVVPSRMNEGEFYALPQSPQTFKQLLMVSGFDRYFQIVKCFRDEDLRADRQPEFTQIDCEMSFIEQEDILNTFEGLIRTLFKEVRNYDLPEVPRMQYADAMRLYGSDKPDTRFAMQFVELNDLVKGKGFPVFDNAELVVGINAKGAASYTRKQLDELTDFIKRPQIGATGLIYARHNDDGTIKSSVDKFFNEADLKQWSEAFETEKGDLLLILAGSTDKVRKQLNELRLEMGNRLGLRDKNTFSALWVLDFPLLEWDEETERYHAMHHPFTSPKPEDITLLDTDPKNVRANAYDMVINGTEVGGGSIRIHDRELQALMFKHLGFSAEEAQKQFGFLMDAFEFGAPPHGGIAFGFDRLTSIFAGLDSIRDVIAFPKNNSGRDVMIDSPSTIDDKQLKELKIKTDL; the protein is encoded by the coding sequence ATGTTAAGAACAGTAACTTGTGGTGCATTAAACCTGAATAACTTAGGTGAAAGTGTAGCCTTATGTGGTTGGGTACAGAAATCGAGAGATTTGGGCGGTATGACTTTTATCGACATCCGCGATCGTTATGGCATTACCCAATTGGTTTTTAACATGGACGATAACCGCGAACTTTGCGAAAAAGCACGTAGCCTTGGTCGCGAGTTTGTAATTAAAGCCATTGGTACCGTAGTAGAGCGAAGCAATAAAAATCCAAAAATGCCAACGGGTGATGTGGAGATTAAAATTACGGCATTAGAAATATTAAATGCAGCTAAACTACCTCCATTTTTAATTGATGATGAAACCGATGGTGGTGATGAGTTGCGCATGAAATACCGCTACCTGGATTTACGTCGTAATCCGGTTCGTAATAACCTGGTTTTACGTCATAAAATGGCGCAATCGGTACGTCGTTACTTAGATGCCTTAGATTTTATCGAGGTAGAAACACCGGTTTTAATTAAGTCGACACCAGAAGGTGCAAGAGATTTCGTTGTGCCTAGCCGTATGAACGAGGGCGAGTTTTATGCTCTGCCTCAATCGCCCCAAACTTTTAAGCAATTGCTAATGGTTTCTGGTTTCGACCGTTATTTCCAGATTGTAAAATGTTTCAGAGATGAAGATTTGAGAGCAGACCGTCAGCCTGAGTTTACCCAGATTGACTGCGAAATGTCGTTCATCGAACAAGAAGATATATTAAACACTTTCGAAGGCTTAATCCGTACTTTGTTTAAAGAAGTGCGTAATTACGATTTACCGGAAGTACCGCGTATGCAATATGCAGATGCCATGCGTTTATACGGATCGGATAAGCCGGATACCCGTTTTGCTATGCAGTTTGTAGAGTTAAACGACCTGGTTAAAGGTAAAGGTTTCCCTGTTTTTGATAACGCTGAACTGGTAGTGGGTATCAATGCAAAAGGTGCTGCAAGCTACACACGTAAGCAGTTGGATGAACTAACAGATTTCATTAAACGTCCGCAAATAGGCGCTACAGGTTTAATTTATGCCCGCCATAACGACGATGGAACCATTAAATCGTCGGTTGATAAATTCTTTAATGAAGCAGATCTTAAACAATGGAGCGAAGCTTTTGAAACTGAAAAAGGTGATTTATTGTTAATTTTAGCAGGTTCGACTGATAAAGTACGTAAGCAATTAAACGAGCTTCGTTTAGAAATGGGTAACCGTTTAGGTTTGCGCGACAAAAATACATTTTCTGCCCTTTGGGTATTGGATTTCCCGCTTTTAGAGTGGGATGAGGAAACTGAACGTTACCATGCCATGCACCACCCTTTCACTTCTCCAAAGCCAGAAGATATTACATTATTAGATACTGATCCTAAAAATGTACGTGCCAATGCTTACGATATGGTAATTAACGGTACCGAAGTTGGCGGTGGCTCTATCCGGATTCACGACCGCGAATTGCAGGCTTTAATGTTTAAACATTTAGGTTTTAGTGCAGAAGAAGCACAAAAGCAATTTGGTTTCTTAATGGATGCTTTCGAATTTGGTGCACCTCCGCATGGTGGTATTGCTTTTGGTTTCGACCGCTTAACCTCAATTTTTGCAGGTTTAGATTCTATCCGTGATGTAATTGCTTTTCCTAAAAATAATTCAGGGCGCGATGTGATGATTGATAGCCCAAGTACAATTGATGATAAGCAATTGAAAGAACTTAAGATTAAAACGGATTTATAG